Within the Debaryomyces hansenii CBS767 chromosome E complete sequence genome, the region TTCCCTCAGAATCATTCgtcaaattgaattcacCTATCAATTCTGGACGTGTCggatttgaaatattttgcaaaatataacCACCTTCAAAAGTACCACATGCAAGTATCCTATTGGAACAGGTCATAGTAGATATTCTACtgtttgaattatataataatgatctGGATTCCATGAGACAGTCTAATTTCATTCCATTTCTTTCCTTTGTTAATTGATCATCTGGCATCAAACGATTAACTCTAAAAAATGTTTGGCATTCATCTGTACTGGTCGCATCTATAGGAAAATTATAATCATATAAATGACTCAGAGGATAGAAAATTCCATTAGATAGGTTTTCGCTGCAGCAGACCAAATTCCTTAACTGGAAATGTGTGATATGTAGTTTTAATTTGCAGAAAAATTTgtggaattgaaaaaaattagttTTTGTTCCATAGGTCTGAAAATTAAAATGCTAATACTGGTTAGTAAAATTCTAGGTTTCAGTAGATAATTAAAATCACATACATCTCTAATAGATTCTCTGgactttgaaatattataaaacCAATTCATTTCTCCTATTCTTGCTCTATCAATAGCAATTTTTTCTCGTAAGTCTGATGGCCATATTACACCCTGGCAGTCAGTCTCATTTAGATTCTGGATAGAAAAAGGCAAATTGTCCTCTcttaattttaatgaatttaaaatgCTTAGTATTTCTGATTTTTTTAGGGCCGAGTTTTCATCGTATAGAAGATTATACAAAAAAGACAACGATTCTGATTGACTCAACTCATATTCATGGCTCGATTCTTGAGGCGAGTTGGTCGCCTCAATAACAGTATTTCCTTCTTCGGCATTCGGAATATCCTCTATGGAGATATATCGATCCGTCAGACCATTATTGGAAAGTGTGTTAGTGGTATACGTGATTTGTTCTTCTGTTAATTGTATAGCCATAATGTGTTAGAACGGGACGTCAACTCCAAAATCCCATACAGTCACTGttcttccaataataataataataaggtACGACTTGTAAAGAAACTCGTATATCACTTCTcctatcaataatataatacaatataATGTGTTTTTTCAGTATAAGTACTACCAGGACATATAGTCTGAAAATGAACAATTATAGCTAAAACATTATTACtcaaaattaagaaataaaatgtCGTATAACATGCTGCATTTTGTTGCAGTTAATGTCGTAAAAATGTCTCCTTGATATCTCACTACTAACTAACTACTGTTTAGTGATTGATCAGGGTAAGATAATTTCATCCTAACATCCACGTTGTAATATTACctaatgatgaaatctGATTCTATTCGTATTATGTAAGATTACACATTTGTTCGAAATCGTTTCACATCATCTACatcaagaatataattagcaagtatttatatatatatatatatagagCTTACTTTTGATGGGTATCGATTTAAATACCAGGAAGAATGGGAGACCCGTCCGTAGAAGGCTGATTGATATAGGCAACTTATGGGTTGTGTAATGTTCCGTCTGTGGCTAGATATCAAATTTGCAGATTAATAAGATGCAAAATGGAGCtgattttattgataagTTGATTTGGTCGGCATAGGTCggacataaatatattttatcttttcTGGTACTTCTGTTATCAcaaggaagaaataatcaattaataagaTGTCTCATCAATACCATTTCGACGTTGCTATGTCATGCTCAGGGTGTTCCAATGCTATAAGCAGAGTGTTAAATAAATTGGATGGTGATAATAAGATTGATGTTTCTTTAGAAAAGCAGACGGTCGATATAACCACAGATAAAGACTACGATACCATTTACAACACCATTGCAAAAACAGGcaagaaaattaatgatggTAAGGTTATACAATAGAAAAGTTTGAGCTTACTATATAGTAATTAGATACATAAACTTGGTTTATTAGGATTCAACATTTCTTATATCGAGAATTTCGTCAATGTAGTTATCTCTAAGGTCGCTTTTGATAAAGACACTTTCAATAATGGATATTAACTCATCTGTGGTGAGATCAAAGAATTCTCCTTGGTAAAACATCTCCATTATGTCCTTCAAGTGattattaatcaaaaataagaCATTGTTGAGCTTGTTGTAAGCGGCCACTGATGTATTGGATTCGTCTACCAACACTAAGTTTGTATTGATGATGTGTTGTATACTCTTGATTATATTAGTCAATTTAGTTGATTGGTATTCTGTTATTTCTTCCATTGATATGATGGAATTAATCATCCAATTTAAAACTATATTGATAACGTccataataattcttttgtaGTTCTGTCTATTAGTTGATTTCAAGTTAGACTTATTCATTCTGTTAAACCAATTATCGATTAGTTTCAATTTACTCTCGTTTTCATTGTCTAgtttaaaattatcaaagttGGTAGAATCCgaaataaaatcatcatgcttcaaattaattgaaaagagAATCAATGCAACTTCATTGGAGAAGGATTGGATGCTTTGCTTGAGATTGATATCCAAAAACTTCGTTAGCTGTTCATTCTTAAAAAAGTTATTCAATGTTTGTAAGTCATTATGCAATAAGAATGATTCATTCAATGGTGGATATgatataatagaaaatgattcaataGTGGAGATAAGCGGTTGgatatcattatttccaGTTTCTGTTTGATATTCCAGTAATATTTCCCTTAATTTTGATGGCATTTGTGAGACCTTATGCATTTCCTTATTACccttatttttatttaaattcatttctGCATCCTCCCATCCATCGTCATCCCAACCGTCGTTATTCCAATCACCTTCTGGTTGCGTTTGATGATCTGATTTAGAATCAATATCCGGTATTTCCTCATCATCCCATCCATCGTTATCCCATTCATTCCATTCATCCTTATTTTCGTCGGCAGTAGTGTTGTTCTTGTCTTGGTTACGTTCTTTCTTGGTCATCTGATTTTCTTCCAATGCGGAACATTCCTCATGCAATTCTTCTACTAACTGATTGAAGTCACTATTATAAACATCCCTGAGCTTATTAACGTATTTATCAACAACCCAATCAAGATATAAGTcgtttaatttattatttatatcagCTCCTGATGTTAAAGATCTTTCGGCTGACAAACCCCAATGTGACTCCTTAGACAACTTAATCACACTAAATAAGCTTTGGATTAAATTATCATTCATAggattgataaaattatttatattctctGATATCTTATTAGTCAAGttatttgaaatcttcGACAGATagaaattcttgaatggttgaatattgaattgatttatgAAGCTCATAAACTCAGTTATCGATTCACAAAACTCTCTAAATCCAGCCTTCTTATTCAAGACTTTTAAAACAAATGTGTTATTTTGATGCTCTAACTCTATTATTTTGTCATGATTAACTAATTGATCCAATATTTTGTCCCACTGCAATTGTAGTTTACGATGCAAAGATTTAATGGTAAACGACGGgtcaacaatttcaaacagattaaatatttgaataaattcatCGTAAGACATGTCAATATCATTAGTGAATACTTTGCTAACGAAGGAATCATTGCTAGGAAAATAGATGTAGAAATGAGATTCTAATTGTTTTCCCATATTAGCAACTAAATCCTGgtataatttattcaagcTATCAAGAATAATTAAAGATTCATCGAATTGGGATAGCTTTCGTTTCAATTTTGTCAAATTGTTAACTACAGACTgtaattcatatttatcaCACCTGTAGTTTGTTTCGTCGACAGGATTCAAGGATATTGTAATCTCTTGAATTAATCCTTTAATAATCCATAGactattcaattgaattaaagCATCATCACTTACATTAAGTTTATCATTTAATTGAGATAtgtttaatttattaagatCATCCTTGTCAGTTGTCTCCACCGGtaatttcaagttttcatcatttattaTGTCAATAGCTGCAGTATACTTCACCGATTCAAACTCATTATCGATTGCTCGAAGATCTGATTCATATCCTAATACTAGGTCTGTTATCGACATCTGTAATTCTAGAATGCTTATTTCGAGTAGACCAATCTGATTTCTGGATTCGATCgatgaatttatttcaaattatcgCACAGTTTATATTATGAGCATAAATACGCTACTATATATAaaagtaaataatttgatctAAACAATTAAAATGTATTAAAGATGCATATAGTTAAATAAGAAACTGAAAGTaactttccaaattatattaaatcttcagttatatcatcatcaatatattCATCGTCTTTATTCATTCTGTATATCGTCATACCCATGCTTGCTGCATTCAATAAACTCATAAACCATTCAGGCACAGGTATGCCATATAATTCGATTAGATTAAAACCCATATCTAAGAAATTACCAATTAATTCCAACACTAACATCATCTTATCAAATTGTAAGTCTTTTAACACTTTTTCGTATCTCCTAAATATATTGTTATCACCATTGttatcatctttatttattaacaaCTTAGAATTCTTATTCAGATTCAAGATTGATAACTCGATATTTacctttctttcttttctaatGACATTTAATAACTGTGATATAGATTTTCTaattaagaaaattaatatcacTACCCATAACTTGTTTGTTTGTTTTAGTAAATCAACTAGCCTAGCAGGAAACATCGGAAACCTCGAGAACAAATGTAAATTATCAAGGATATTAGCTAGAGTTTCAAGGATTTCGATTAATactttttcaatgttttTAAAAGTATACTGAAAAGGTAATTTACGGTTGGGATTCGTTTTTATGACTGCTTTTGGGGATTTCACACTAAACTTACTAAATAATGGCGAGTATGGTGGCTTCACAATTGGTGCTGGGTATTCTTTCTTGTATTTGTCGTAATTTCCTTTACTTTGATCCTCTTGTTTCAGTTGGTACGTAGAAACGAAATTTGATAGATTGTTTAATTTCTCCTGTGTAATGGATTTATTACCTCTTTTTTGTTCTTGATGAGCTAACTTGAGAATGTTATCTATTATTTCCTTCTTATCAGATTTAACTGTTGATGTAGTAGTGTTTTCAACCATGtcaatatttaattgtGCTAATCATTAATCTACGATTCGTTTTGGTCTACATATATTCACATCTGACCGAGGTATATTCGATTACATAATCGATATGGGGGACGATTTAACAGTGGTATAAGTACGATCAACTATGAATTAAGGCTTTACTATATCGATAGCAATGGATCATGGCTTTACCATATCAGAAGCTAGTACATAAGACTTTGACTAAGCTTGCACATTGCAATATATCCCATATAAGGTCGTAGTAGTCGACTTCGTTATTGACTTTCCGGAACTTTGTTCTATTAGTATCGTAGTATTGCACTGGAATTTAAACCCATTAAACCACTAAACCTATTAAACCGCATCAAGGCATTTCTAATAAACCATTCACcaataacaaaaaattcttcattttattttcattggaattaatattctttatgagatattgaaactggcttaattcatttgtattcaaaatatcaaagcTTTTATTCAAGACAACATTATGATTATTGACAATTAGCTTGAGATCAGtgttatcaacaaattcgAACTTTATATAAGATAGGTCATTTAGACCAATTAGtatttcattcatttcCTTGACCCACTGAGCGTAAAACTGATTGTCATTTGGTTCCTTATTATCTTCAGCATTCAGCAAGTTGAATTTCAATGCCGTTAATTTTTCCTGCAACTTCTGAAGATGCTGCTGTTGGTTTTCGTTTAATTGGTTTTTCAAATGCAATTCATTACTAGATTGAGGAGCTGTAGTATAATCTTGTAACGATTTATTACTGGCacttatcattatctttgtaagatctttctctttcatgCCCGACGAAAGATCAATCAaacttttaataatttctttggtTTCATCCTGTTGgttatcaataattgaatttattttttcctCCATCCTTAGAACTTCATCTAGCATCTTATTGGTTTCATTATACTTATGCTGATActcttcattcaattctaCAGTTTCTCTAGAAATTTCATGTATATCATTCATCTTGTTATTCATTGATTCTTTCAATGCCTTGAGTGCTTGTTTCGAATGaacattttcttcttgcAACTTGTTAATATCTTCCTGTTGAATGGATATAGGCggattatcaaataatgatctTAGAAACTTCTCCTTGGTCTCTTGTTCGAGATACTGGAACTTCAACTTCGAGAAGTTCTCTTTTTGAAAGTTTATCTCATCGTTGATTAAAATAGGATTTTCAACCGtttcattgattttgttCATATGTGATTGAAAATCTTTCTGTGATGAAAGAATAGATATGTCATTATCTAGTTCATCAAGCTGTTTCTTAAAATAAGTTGCTTCTTTATCCATAGCGAATAGGTATGTACATATATTGATCTTGatcttatcaaattatttatgttttgttttgttttcaaaataaaccGCGTACAATAATTTGCGCTCCCTCTAGTAACGGATTTTGCAATTTACTAGATAAGACTTGATCAGCCATTAAATGACTTGATCAGTGATCGAAAACATTGCTAACTATTGCtcttgaattatatttttcaatgacATCGGGACTCTGATTTACGGATTTTTAGGCAACTAAGAAAGCATTCTTTTATCTACTGGGAAGTACGAGAATGGTCCTCTGCCTGATATACTAATTGGAGCGATTTGTGATTTCAGGAAAGTGGAGTTAGATAATGATTGATTATAAACGTTAGCGATCACTTTTTGTATGAAATGTATGATCTTGCTGGCAATAGCAGCGATGTTATTCTAAGATTTAGACATATGCTGGATATCAATTACGAGGCGAGCTCCCGTAATACGGTGTCGAATTTCGTATTTTTATGTTAACACATTAGATATTAAATgtttataatatatatatacagCGATACAGCATTTATTGTAAACGAGGCTTAAAAAACGTATACACTAGACTTGAACATCCTTGATCTTTTCGATTTGCTCATTTAATACCACTGGAACTTCAACAGCTTCATGGTCGTCAACAGTATTTGCCTTAGacttttcttccttttcaCTAGGAGTCATCATCAAATCGGCAAAGTTGACTCTAGAGCCCTTGTCGTCTTCAACATCAGCGGTTTCATTCCATTCTTCCAATTCCATTGCATGTTCTCTCTCGATAGCAAATTGAACGGCTTCAAGCACATTTTCACACAAATGTTTTGGCTTGTACTTTGGAACGGTACCTTCCTGGTAAACACCGGTCTTAACCAAAATTGAGAACCACGACACATCGTGTGAATTTGCAAATCTGATATCTGATTCTGGAGTATCACCAACAAAATAGACCGTTGATGCTGGTGGTAACTCTAAAGTGATTTTATCTTGTTTACCAACAACAGCCAAAGGTTCCTTGTAAGGGTCTTCCTCATCAGATTCATCAAGACCTTCGAACGATTCTAATTTTGattgattgataatttcttcaccttcatcATTGATCAAGATATCAGCCTCATCCGCATTAGGATCattgattgataatttcttcaaatgctCATCCAAAACACCTTGTCTCCAGTTACTCAACACTTTGTTAGCAAACTTGAAGGTACCCTTTTGTGGTTTACCAAATCTGTTGActtttaattctttacCAGTATGTTCCTTGTATAAAGCAGCTATCGAAACTTGTAAAGCACCCATACCATATCTAGACAATTTGTAATTAGTAGCCCAGATGAAATCAGAGTGGGCAAAGTAGATTTGAGGACCCTCATCAAAAGTTTTAGATTGAGTTCCCATTACACCATCTTTAGACAACAACAATTCTAAAATGATCTGTTGATCTGCAGCCCAATTTCTCGAGTCAGCGAACACCATGATGGCATCGATCTTAACCTTAGAGAAGTCAACTTCTCTACAGCATTTCAATTCCTCTTCGGTCAAATCATGGTATGGTGAAACAGCTGGGTTCCACTTCAACACATCGAATGGGGTATAAACATTTTTGAATCCGTAAGATTGAGCCACGTTACGGCAAACATTGCCTAAACCACCAACAACTAACACGTTTTCATATACACCAACTAAATCCTTCATAGGAGTGTGCCCCTGAATGATCTGTTCTGGAGTTATGGTACAGTTCAACTTTTTGGATAAGTCTTCCGATCTGACGTGTTCTGGTTTACCTCCACCATTCGTCACGAAAATCGAAGGCACGGTGATATTGTATTTGTTGTGGCCGTTCAACAACCTCATGGCTTCCACAGCCTCTGGAATCGTATCTGGACCCCTCAATATCACACCATCAATATCGAAACAAAAAGCGTAAGATGCAACTCTGACGTGATCAACAACactcttcttctttctcttgaTGATCGAAGAATTTCTTGACATCTTTGCCAAAGAATCCACCTTCTTTAAGTTCTGagatgatgatttgttCAAAGAAGTCGATGATGATAACTTCGTCAAACCATTTTGCCAATTGTTCAAATCAGTTAACGATAAAGACGATACCCTGTGCTTTCTTTCTGCAGGTGTTAATTCGTCAATCCCGTCATTGTTCAAATAAGACTGGAATTCCGGCTTGTCTGATTTGGCTGCAGAAGCGGCAGCATCCGATGCTTTTGGTGAGGATGACATATTTGTAGTATTCTTTATAattatatctattattATGGGCCTTACTGTAAACACGTAGCAATAATTAGCGTCTGACtataatcaatatattatcaatatatatattaatatgtGTAGTTGAATGTGTATCAGTAAGAATATTCGATAATATTCTCGTAGtttgaatgatattaaattaatttcttctagAAGTAATTactttttaataaaaactGGGAGATTTGCCTGACTTATATAGGGTAATTTTGTATGATATCATCGAAAGGGGGGGAAGAATGAGTGGGAAATTTTGGTTGCGCGGCACTGTGTGAGGCTGCACTATAATTGCTATTTACAGGCAAAAAGGTGCTTGGATGATTGTCGAAGAGTCAACATTATAGTTGAGTAACTAGTAAAATTTCGGGGTATAATAGTAACACGCAGATACTAAATTAATCCGGAGGTGGCAAATATAGAAAGAAGTGATTCTGGGAAAGACAGAAGCAAAAAGTTTACGTTGGTGCATGGGTATATAGAAACCGCAATCAATTAGTATTAACGAATGAGACGCATTAACATGGCATAAAATCGAGAAAAACTTACGTGATAGGCAAACTCGTGTATGTATTTTCcatattaatgaaattaaggGCGGATTTTTCACCAGTGCAGAGATCTGGTGGTATTGttcaattgttcaattgtttTTTCGGGTGAATgtgaaatataattagaTCGACTCGGACTTTATGCCGCAAGGGTATGCCATATGACTTGACAATGGTAGCGAGATGTCATGGAAGACaaagaatatgaatatatgGATAGAAACAAGTAGAATGAGCACAAAAAGTTGCAAAAGAAGGTTCTCGAAAATATGCAAAGGCTTACGGGTGCGGGTTAATTCGtgttgataaaatatcataagTAATTATACAGGTATATAGCACAATCACTCGTCAAGTTCAGTAGCCTTTTTCATGGCAGCGATCTTGACGAGCGGCGACAATGATTCTACGTCATCGGCTTCAAGGATGAACTTGTCGTTCAAAAGCTGGTCGGCGTTTCCTCGCTTATTGAAGTCCACCTGTAAACACCAACTTAAGAATTTTCTGATATCGTAACTCAAGGCTTCTGGTTCTTTGAGCTTAGGCGTACCATTAGTTGCAATCAAGTAAAGGGCTCTCAACGGGGTCTCATTTAAGTACGGAGGTTCACCTTCGATCATTTCAATAATCATGATCCCTAGAGACCACACATCAACTTTTGGACCATATTCTTTTCTCGAGACAACTTCAGGAGCCATCCAGTATGGGGTTCCTACCATCGTAGTTCTCTttaaattgatttcattaatttgtGCACAGAAGCCAAAATCGGTCATTTTTATGTTACCATCGATGTTTAGCAAAATATTATCGGATTTGATATCTCTATGAATAACACCCTTTGAATGTAAGAATCTTAACCCTTTCAATGTTTCTCTACAGACTGCACCAATTTGTCCTTCAGTCATAACACTGTGGGTAACAATTTCTGTCAATGAGCCACCTTCCATATATTCCATGACAACCCACAAATCTCCTCTTAACAAATATGAGTCTATGAAGTTAACAATGTTCTCATGCTTACTACCTTTCATCACcaatatttcattgataattaattctttcttaGGCTGTTGTTCTAAGTTCATTTGTTTAATGGCAACTGTCTGCGATCTATGATTTACATCGTGGGCTATGTAAACACCACCAGATGCACCTTGTCcaatcttcattaaatcCTTGTAAAGTTCATTAGGATCACCTTCACTACAAATCTGTTGCAACTTAGAAATAATCTGTTGGTTCTTACGCTTCTTATCTTCTCTCTTCTTTTGAGCCAACAATGCCGCTTGTTTAGCATCTCTGACAGGCTGTTGAGAACTTTTCTTTGGTATATcgttttctttattattatatttttctgaAGTCTCCTTCTTTGTTGACTCTTCTTCACTTACGCGAGACTGAGATGGAGACGGAGGCGTGTCTCTTTTTTCTATAGTAGAATCAGGCTTTTGTTCTCTTTGTTTCGGGTTACTCAATAATgtgttattatttttctcttcttcgATTATATTATGAccattaatattattgatagtagtggaattgaattttgcaGTAGAAGAAACAGGAGCCGTGGTTGAACCTTTAGTTGGTTCAACTTCACTCTGAGTCGAGAGCGAATTACTGTGAGACTTAGATTTTGGAATGCCCATTTCGGTATTGCTATCGGATATCTTCGATTGTGGCGCTTTAGGAGGCTCCGAGATCTTTCTATTACTATTTCTCAATgctttaattgattttgagGAAAAGGATCTACCCATGAATGAATTCTTTTTCAGGGCAGGGGAAATATTGGTATTTGTACTGGGTGACGGAGGCACTGGTGGTGGTTTGATTGTCTTCGTTGAAGGTATGCTGGAAGAAGGTGGTTTTGGAGCTGGTCTACTAggaataaattgattttcgtaattattatttgggGTCTTAGGTGTTGATTGTACCTGTACTGGATGTGACGATTGTGACTTTTGTGATTGCTGCCTTTGAAGCTGTTTCTCAGACTGGAGAGGAGTAGCATTATAAGTGGATGGGATACCTGGGGTTGAAGGGGGAGTTGCATTATAAATCGATGAATGAGATGAATCATTATCGTAGTGAAACTTTTTGAATGCATTCTCATCTGgattatcatcatttgtATCTTGATAAAATGCGACTATATCCATGACTGCTTGAGGGTGCTGTTGCTGTTCCTTCTTAGAAATTCCACTGGCTGATAACAATCGTTCCCATTCAATAGGTAATCCAGTATATGAtccattatcatcaacTCCAACATGTGCCACGTGTTTAGCATTGAACGGAGTACTAATCTTCATATTTATCGCATGAGTTTCTGGCGAAGAAGTCACGCTGGTACTAGTCTTGTTCTTACTGaacatatttgaaaatactCCCTTGACTCTATTACCACTCCTTCTACTTTTAGCTATCGAGTTTGGATAACTTCCATTCATAGGGGAAGACGTATTTGAATTGGCCCCCGTTGAGGGTGcactattattaatacCCATGCCAAGATGCTCTCTTGGTGAAGACGCCTCTGAATTTGAACCTTGAAACTTattcatttgattcataACAGGAGTTATAGCTCGTGTCTGATGGTATGACTGATTAGATTGATTTGCTTGGGACGCCGATGGAGGATTTCGAATTACAGAACCAGACgagatatttctttgtttcGATTTATTTACCAGTGTATCATTAACGTCGACATTAGACAACCCCTTAGTTATATCACCATTTCCTTTATTTATACTCTCTCCAGCATCAGTAGACGTCTGAATAGTTGATTGACTAATATCAGCAATGTTATCGTTTATTGATGCATCGTTCGATGCATTTAGTCCACCACGTATTTTTGGATCACCAGCTCTATTAAATACGTTGTTGTCATCGATGTTTTCATAGTCATGTGTTGGAATTCTATCCAAAGTATTATCTTTCATGATGTTTGGACCACCCGAGGAATTGGTAGTTTTTCGCGATATGCTGTCTATTCTTTGGCCAATGCTTCCTTCGCTCTTATTGTTTTCCAATTGGGATTTCAATATCGaatcaatattcaaattggATGGCGGAGGGTTTTGTAGTGGCTTTCCTGGGTCTAATGTTGATTTATACGTGTGAGAGGCTTCATCACCCAACTTTCCCACTGCGATATCATTCAGTTGATTACCATCGTCTTGATTCAAAGTCTCCGTTAACTCATTATATTGATTATCGTCACTCTTCAAACCTGAAAAATCGTAAGTGCCTGGCATGCGAGGTAATGACCCAATTGATTTGCTAGTATCTGCTTCGCAGTCTTGATCA harbors:
- a CDS encoding DEHA2E22198p (weakly similar to uniprot|P36151 Saccharomyces cerevisiae YKR070W Hypothetical ORF), with the protein product MSSSPKASDAAASAAKSDKPEFQSYLNNDGIDELTPAERKHRVSSLSLTDLNNWQNGLTKLSSSTSLNKSSSQNLKKVDSLAKMSRNSSIIKRKKKSVVDHVRVASYAFCFDIDGVILRGPDTIPEAVEAMRLLNGHNKYNITVPSIFVTNGGGKPEHVRSEDLSKKLNCTITPEQIIQGHTPMKDLVGVYENVLVVGGLGNVCRNVAQSYGFKNVYTPFDVLKWNPAVSPYHDLTEEELKCCREVDFSKVKIDAIMVFADSRNWAADQQIILELLLSKDGVMGTQSKTFDEGPQIYFAHSDFIWATNYKLSRYGMGALQVSIAALYKEHTGKELKVNRFGKPQKGTFKFANKVLSNWRQGVLDEHLKKLSINDPNADEADILINDEGEEIINQSKLESFEGLDESDEEDPYKEPLAVVGKQDKITLELPPASTVYFVGDTPESDIRFANSHDVSWFSILVKTGVYQEGTVPKYKPKHLCENVLEAVQFAIEREHAMELEEWNETADVEDDKGSRVNFADLMMTPSEKEEKSKANTVDDHEAVEVPVVLNEQIEKIKDVQV
- a CDS encoding DEHA2E22220p (weakly similar to uniprot|Q03497 Saccharomyces cerevisiae YHL007C STE20 Signal transducing kinase of the PAK (p21-activated kinase) family involved in pheromone response and pseudohyphal/invasive growth pathways activated by Cdc42p), whose product is MYKAKDTEYKLGSPIHEKIPSFEIGSDRRLDIDDNEGEEVSARDEHDDDEDYEYKRIIEEEFENDREFKDEHGFEIGVVDNDENNDQDCEADTSKSIGSLPRMPGTYDFSGLKSDDNQYNELTETLNQDDGNQSNDIAVGKLGDEASHTYKSTLDPGKPLQNPPPSNLNIDSILKSQLENNKSEGSIGQRIDSISRKTTNSSGGPNIMKDNTLDRIPTHDYENIDDNNVFNRAGDPKIRGGLNASNDASINDNIADISQSTIQTSTDAGESINKGNGDITKGLSNVDVNDTSVNKSKQRNISSGSVIRNPPSASQANQSNQSYHQTRAITPVMNQMNKFQGSNSEASSPREHLGMGINNSAPSTGANSNTSSPMNGSYPNSIAKSRRSGNRVKGVFSNMFSKNKTSTSVTSSPETHAINMKISTPFNAKHVAHVGVDDNGSYTGLPIEWERLLSASGISKKEQQQHPQAVMDIVAFYQDTNDDNPDENAFKKFHYDNDSSHSSIYNATPPSTPGIPSTYNATPLQSEKQLQRQQSQKSQSSHPVQVQSTPKTPNNNYENQFIPSRPAPKPPSSSIPSTKTIKPPPVPPSPSTNTNISPASKKNSFMGRSFSSKSIKALRNSNRKISEPPKAPQSKISDSNTEMGIPKSKSHSNSLSTQSEVEPTKGSTTAPVSSTAKFNSTTINNINGHNIIEEEKNNNTLLSNPKQREQKPDSTIEKRDTPPSPSQSRVSEEESTKKETSEKYNNKENDIPKKSSQQPVRDAKQAALLAQKKREDKKRKNQQIISKLQQICSEGDPNELYKDLMKIGQGASGGVYIAHDVNHRSQTVAIKQMNLEQQPKKELIINEILVMKGSKHENIVNFIDSYLLRGDLWVVMEYMEGGSLTEIVTHSVMTEGQIGAVCRETLKGLRFLHSKGVIHRDIKSDNILLNIDGNIKMTDFGFCAQINEINLKRTTMVGTPYWMAPEVVSRKEYGPKVDVWSLGIMIIEMIEGEPPYLNETPLRALYLIATNGTPKLKEPEALSYDIRKFLSWCLQVDFNKRGNADQLLNDKFILEADDVESLSPLVKIAAMKKATELDE